From the genome of Gracilinanus agilis isolate LMUSP501 chromosome 2, AgileGrace, whole genome shotgun sequence, one region includes:
- the LOC123236148 gene encoding 60S ribosomal protein L7a-like, producing MPKGKKAKGKKVAPAPAVVKKQEAKKVVNPLFEKHPKNFGIGQDIQPKRDLTRFVKWPRYIRLQCQRSILYKRLKVPPAINQFTQALDRQTATQLLNLAHKYRPETKQEKKQRLLARAEQKAAGKGDAPTKRPPVLRAGVNTVTTLVENKKAQLVVIAHDVDPIKLVVFLPALCRKMGVPYCIIKGKARLGRLVHRKTCTSIAFTQVNPEDKGALAKLVEAIKTNYNDRYDEIHRHWGGNVLRPKSVARIAKLEKAKAKELATKLG from the coding sequence ATGCCCAAGGGAAAGAAGGCCAAGGGGAAGAAGGTGGCCCCGGCCCCTGCCGTTGTAAAAAAGCAAGAGGCCAAGAAAGTGGTCAATCCTTTGTTTGAAAAGCATCCCAAGAATTTTGGCATTGGTCAGGATATCCAGCCCAAAAGGGATCTCACCCGCTTTGTGAAATGGCCTCGATACATTAGACTGCAGTGTCAAAGATCTATCCTTTATAAGCGACTGAAGGTGCCACCAGCAATCAACCAATTTACCCAGGCTTTGGACCGTCAGACAGCTACTCAGCTGCTTAATCTGGCTCACAAATACAGACCTGAGACAAAGCAAGAAAAGAAGCAAAGGCTGCTGGCTCGGGCTGAACAAAAAGCTGCAGGCAAGGGGGATGCCCCTACTAAGAGACCACCTGTCCTCAGAGCAGGTGTTAACACTGTTACTACCCTGGTAGAAAACAAGAAAGCACAGTTGGTAGTGATTGCACATGATGTGGATCCCATTAAGCTTGTGGTTTTCCTACCTGCCTTGTGCCGAAAAATGGGGGTTCCTTACTGTATTATCAAAGGTAAAGCCAGATTGGGTCGACTGGTTCACAGAAAGACTTGCACAAGCATTGCCTTCACACAGGTTAACCCGGAAGATAAGGGAGCCCTGGCTAAGCTGGTAGAGGCCATCAAAACTAATTACAATGACAGATATGATGAGATCCATCGCCACTGGGGTGGCAATGTCCTGCGTCCCAAATCGGTGGCTCGTATTGCCAAGCTGGAAAAAGCAAAAGCTAAGGAACTTGCAACTAAATTGGGTTAA